AAAATGTTACCAAAACGTTACCACTTTTCGATTCAACTAGATCAAAATCAATCAAAACTAATAGACAATATTTGTGGTTTTTAAGCTTGTTTTGGTAGTTTTGGAGAACTTTTCAAGCTGGCCAAAACTTATTCGTAATCAGCAGGTAACCGGTTCGAATCCGGTCGGTGGCTCAAGCTGAAAGCCCCATAAGATCAATAGTTTATGGTGTTTCTGTTTTAATAACTTAACTTGTGTTTAGCATTGTTTATAAATTTTTACTACAAAGACGTTAGGACACCACTTTCTTTCTTTATTATTTTTGCCTTCTTTCTCTTTGCGTCTTTGGGGTTAATATAACATGGTCGAAGAATATTTTCCAAACCCACATACAAATCCTGCAGCGATTCAATTTTTTGAAAGAGCGTATCGTTTGCAAATGAACGGCGAGCTTGAGCAGGCGGTTGCATATTACAAAAAATCTCTGGAAATTGAACCCACCGCTGAAGCCTACACCTTCTTGGGCTGGACCTATAGTTATATGGATCAACTTGAGCAAGCGATTCAAGAATGTTTGAAAGCGATTGAAACTGATCCGGATTTTGGCAATCCGTATAACGACATCGGTGCATATTATTTGCAA
The sequence above is a segment of the candidate division KSB1 bacterium genome. Coding sequences within it:
- a CDS encoding tetratricopeptide repeat protein; the protein is MVEEYFPNPHTNPAAIQFFERAYRLQMNGELEQAVAYYKKSLEIEPTAEAYTFLGWTYSYMDQLEQAIQECLKAIETDPDFGNPYNDIGAYYLQLGKPKDAIPWLQKAKQAQRYASPEFAYTNLGRAYELLGLWPKAMIEYHESLEINPNYFPAKEALEHIEPKLN